Genomic window (Mustela erminea isolate mMusErm1 chromosome X, mMusErm1.Pri, whole genome shotgun sequence):
gagggtATTCAGCATGTGTGAGGAACCGCGAGGATATTGCTGTGGTTAGAGCAGAGTGAATGAGGAGGAGAGTGGTAGAGGGGAGGTCAGAAAGCTGGCCAGTGGGAAGGGGTGGGTTCTGATCCTTATGTGGGTCCTTGTGGGCCACAGTGAGCACTGTGGCTTTTTTCCCTGAGATGAGAGCTCAGAGAAAACCACGAGAGGATTGTGAGCAGAGGAGGGCCATGCCTGACTCAGCTTGTGACCGtatccctctggctgctgtgagCTGTGTGAGGCatggtgggcagggagaggagcccaTAGCAGTAGCCCGGGCAAGTGATGTCTGGAGTGGCAGTGGCGAAGATGAGGAGAGAGGATTGATCCAGGAGGTCTTTTGCAAAGACAGAACTTAATAATGCTTGAACGTGAATGTGAGGAGAGGATGGAGGATGTCAACAGTACGAAGATTTTTGGCTGGAACAGCCTGAAGGATCAGATGGGATGGGGAAGATGGTGTAAGGAGAGAGGTTTGAGCAGGAGGGTCAGGAGTCTGGTCTTGAACACGTCGAGTCTGAGATGCCAGGGTCTGATCTGTGAGTCAGGTGCTCGGAGGAGCAGTCTGGGCTGGAGGTaagaaatgatgataatgatgctTGTGTGTAAggttgttttgaaaattaaactgagTGCCTGAGGATTAGGAGCCCAGAACATGCTTCCAGCTGGTGTATAGTAATTTGCACACAGAACCTTAGTAGTCAGAGAGCCCGAGAAATGTTTGTAGCATCCCGACCTGTCTGGGACAAGGAGATAGCCAGCCTCGGATGGCCCCCCTAATGCTGTTCCTCTTGCCGCAGTAACTGGCCTCCATGATGTTGATGAGTATATGCAGGCCCAGCTCCTCCTAGCCGTGAGTAACCTTGGCTGACCCTGCCTCAGTTTGGACCCCTCGTGCCTGTCTCCACCTCAGCCTTAGCCATTTGTCCTGCCCACAGGCTCTCAACATTACTACACACGTCTTGAAGCCAGGAGGCTGCTTTGTAGCCAAGGTAAGCCTTGGAAAACCTGGCAAGGGTTAAAGAAGGGTCCTCCAGGGCCGCTCACCTGCTTTCATCTATGTCTCCTTGCCCTATAGATCTTCCGGGGCCGGGATGTCACCCTGATCTATAGCCAGCTGCGTGTCTTCTTCTCCAGCGTACTCTGTGCCAAGCCCAGGAGCAGCCGCAACTCCAGCATAGGTCAGTGGGGCAGAAGGGCCAGGCTGGCGAGTGCGAATCTCACGGACGCACGGACACATCCTGTGCCGGGCAGAGATAGTAGTCGCCCCTCACTCCACCTTCCCCCCACAGAGGCCTTCGCTGTCTGTCAGGGTTATGACCCCCCTGAAGGCTTCCTTCCGGACCTGACCAAACCCCTGCTGGATCACTCTTACGGTGAGAGCCAGGGCCCTGAGCCCCTCCCCTGGGAGGTTTTGCACCCTTCTGGAATGTATGTCTCCAGAGGGCCCTCGGCCCCACCCCTTGGTAGAAACTTACCCTTTATGGAACGTCTCTTCCCAAAATGATTCTCAGCCCCGCCTTCTGGTGGAGATTCTGGCCCGAATGGACGTTTCCTCCCAGGAAGAGCTTCATCCCGGTCCACTAGGTCCTCTAATGGTTACTCTCAAATCCTGAGTCCTGCCCCTGGGGAGATTCCACCGAAGATTCTAGCCTAGGAAGACTCAGTCATGCCCCCAGGTGGATACTCCACCCCTACGTGGGAATTTTGCCCCAAGAGAGTCTTTAGCCTTGTCCCTCGTGGGAAAAGGCACAGAGCCTGCTCTTAAGGTGAGCACGCTTGAGTGAGACAGGGTTCAGGCAGCATATGGTAGAATGACAGGTGAACATAAGGCGCCGTGTGAGAAAAGCAGGGGAGTGGAATGTTCTAGAACAGATGGTCGTGGAGGGCCTCCCTCAGGAGATGACCTGCACCAAATGAAGGATTTCAGTGGAGGAGCTGGTAGATATGTAGGGAAGACTCCATACGTTTGCTGTAGAAGGAGTCCTGACTGGTCCCAGGCATCCCACCCTGTCCTGTCTAATTTCTCCCTGCTGGTCAGATCCAGATTTCAACCAATTGGATGGTCCCACTCGCATCATTGTGCCATTTGTGACCTGTGGGGACCTGAGCGCCTATGATTCAGACCGCAGTTACCCACTGGACGTGAGTGCCCAGCCAACAGTAGGTAGATGGGGGGGGCTGTTTCAGGTTCCCAGGTCTTCACTGTTACCCCACCATGTGTCCCTGCAGCTAGAGGACGGCTCAGAGTACAAGTATACTCCACCCACGCAGCCCCCCATCTCGCCACCATACCAGGAGGCCTGCACATTAAAGAAGAAAGGGCGGCTGGCCAAGGAGATCCGTCCCCAGGACTGCCCCATCAGCACAGTGGACACGTtgtcccagcccctgcctcttCCACAACGCCGCACCCTGCTGGCTTCTGAGGTCTGGAAACATGTGGCCCAGGGCCCATGGGGCCTTCTCTCGGAGCCCACCTGAACCCCTCTCAGTGCACCTCTTTCTGCCCCCAAATCACAAGGTTTCTGGGGCCCAGacactcctctctgcctcccagtAGCTATAAAAATCAATGGGTAAGACCAAGTATAATGAATGGAAAAGCTTCGGCAAGTATctgagtcatttttctttttcttgggtaGGTGGAAGACAATGAAATGAATTGTTCACCTTGATACGTTCAGGTAAATTACCTTTTTATCTAACAGTTTGAGTAAAGAGCACCTTTAAGGAAAAGCTCAGAAAAATTCCACCTTTGAAATTTTTACATCAACTGATAGGATTTCAGTCAGCCAACCAATACTAAGTACCTGATGTCATGTGCCAGGACCTACTTGAAGCATTTTATGTATTGAGGCACTCAGTAATAAAcatttgtgggggttttttatgattttatttatttatttgacaatgagagatcacaagtaagcagagaggcaggcagagagagagaggaggaagcaggcttcccactgagcagagagcctgatattggacccgatcccaggaccctaggatcatgacctgagccgaaggcagaggctttaactcactgagccacccaggcgcccctcagtaaacatttattaagcatgtactgtgtgctgggcattgTTCTAGGTTGGGAGATAGAGCAGGGAGCAAAGCAGGCAAATATCCTGGCCCTTTCTAGGCTGAGAAAGAGGTAAGAAACAAACAGCTTGTGAATGCAGGAGTTTCTACACACAGCATCCACAGATAgaccacacacatatacacattataGCTTGCATTTCACCTGTATAGCTTGGATTATAacacattgtatgtatatacagatatacatctgtatatatatatatatacagatatatatatatatatctgtgtatatatatataaaggtaatgagggatatgaacatttttttaataaaatagggTAAAgagagggatgcctaggtggctcagttggttaagccgctgccttcggctcaggtcatgatcccagggtcctgggatcgagtcccaccttgctcagctgggagcctgcttctctctctctccctctgcctgctgctcccccttcttgtgctcgctcgctcgctcactctctgtcaaataaataaataaataaataataaaatctttttaaaaaatggggtaaGAGAATCAGGAATTCCAGAGGCAGCAAGTTGCAGTTTTCAAAAGGGTTCTCAAGGAATGGCTTACTGAGGTCATGTTTGAGCAAAGACGTGacggagatgaggaaggacatgcATGTGTTCATCTAgcggaagagcattccatgcagAGGGAATAGCAAATGCAAAGCCCCTGAGGCAGAACCATGCGTGGTGTGTGAGGGGGCCGTGAGGAGCCAGTTTGCCTAGAGTAGAGAGGCTCAGCCTGTCTGTGCTGAAGGACTTTTCATCCTCAGGAAGTCACATCAGAGAAGGTGGTCCCTTTCTGACAATGGCTTACCAAGGTTTTTAGACCAAgtcctccatttaaaaaaaagaagtaagaatgataccactttaaaaaatgaaacggCAAATCACGATGGGAAAAGATTATTTGCAGTCCCTATATATAGTATCCTTGATATTAAAAAGCTTCTATaaatcagtagagaaaaaaaaataagagaatggcTACCAGGCACATGAAAAGCTGCTTCTCAGGGAAATGCAGGCTGACACTAAGATGATGGGCAGTATACATGTCCGGCAGGGTGTACAGCAATAGGAACCCTACTGTACACTGATGGCTGCAGaaactggtgtggccactgtgggaAATTGGTAGGCATTGTGTAAAGCTGCACACATGCCAGTTCTGCTCCTAAGAAATATGTACTAGAATTCCTCCACGGCACTGTTTGTACCCTAGACTGGCTAGAGCCCACACATCAGTTCACTGCAGAATGGATCATTAACTCCTGGTATATTCGAATATACCAGGATTTAATGGAGAATTACACAGCAATGAGAATGAACATCCTAcaattgttaaaaaataacaCCTTGTCACTCCTTAACATGAATAAAACATGTAAGTATTGTGTGTTTTTCCGTATGTTACAGTTCACAATAGAAGTAGGGGAGAAAAGTCACAAAAGTGTTAGTactggggcgcgtgggtggctcagtcggttaagtgcctgccttcagccctggtcatgatcccggggtcctgggatggagccccacatcaggctccctgctcagtggggagcccgcttctttctctgcctctgctactcgccctgcttgtgctggctCGCTcgcactctctttttctcttaaataaaatatttttttaaaaaatgtcagtacCTGAGTGAACAGCGATCACAGTAGAAGAAAgtgggaaaatgtttttttaaaaaaccttcctggggcacctgggtggctcaatgggttaaagcctctgcctttggctcaggtcatgatctcagggtcctgggattggaccccgcatcaggttctctgctcagcggggagcctgcttctccccctctctctctgcctgcccctctgcctacttgtgatctctgtctgtcaaataaaatctttaaaaaaacttaaaaaataaaataaaaataaaaaccttccttGTCCTTGATTTTAGGTAGCTGGCAGTCATATATCTAAGAAGCTGTTTGCTATCAGGAAAATGAGAACCTGCGTTGGTGAACTGGTTTTCAGCTGTCTCATCAGTGGGTCCTGAACACCCAGGCCCCGAGTGGTGCAGCAACCACCAGGAGCACGGCAAGGAAAGCAACAGCACAGAATGCCTGTCTACACTGCAAGAGGGGATTTTTGAGCGAGGccttgcctcctctctctgtctttccagaGGTGTCCTGATTATGTCCAGAGTTTACCCCCAAAACAGGAGTTCTTAACCTGGATAGAAATCAGGGGTATCTGTGAACCTGATGGAGGGAAATATTACATCTTTGTTTTCACTAAGAGAACTGAAATTTCACTGGTAGAACTGAAATTTAGCATTACCCCCCCAATACGAATGCTGGCAACAAATCTCAGTAGTAAAGGCAGTGCCCGTTAGCCTTCCACCGATCTTGAAATGCTGTTCACATTTGTCACTACTTTGAATTATGGAAGACCTTATAATTGGATGCACTAATAAAGAAGTCCATATATTACTCTATCCCAGTGTTGGTTCACtttaatatatatagtatttgtcaCTAACATAAGACctttaactttatataaattttaaagtatatgacCTAATTCAATATATACCTATTGCAGAATGATTATAGTAAGTTTACTTAACATATCACCTCAGTTACAACTTTTTTCTTGTTAtgggaacttttaagatctctctttaagattttatccatttgagagagcaagagtagggggttggggggtggggagggacagaggaagaagcagactccctgctgagctgggagcccaatgcagggctcaatcttgaGACCCGGAGActgtgacccaagccgaagacagacacccaactgactgagccacctaggcgccccaagatctACTCTCTAAGAAcctttcaaatatacaatctTGATCATCATAGTCACTGTGCAGTACATTACAACCCTGAACTTATTTATAACTCGATATTTGtaccctttcttcatttttttaggagatttttatttatttatttgacagagattacaagtaggcagaggagataggcagagagaggggaggaagcaggctccctgttgagcagagagcccgatgtaggactcgatccccgggtcctgggaccatgacctaagccgaaggcagaggctttaatccactgagccacccaggcgcccctttgcacctttttttaattaaagattttatttattcactttgagagagagcacgaggaggGGAGCggcaggtggagaagcaggctccatgctgagcagggagcccaatgcagggctccatcccaggaccttgggatcatgacctgagccgaaggcagacagaaacttaaccgactgagccacccaggtgtccctcctgtATCTTTAGAAACACATTCTCTGTCTACATCTCCGTTTAGTGACCTCAGGACCACCCATATCCCAGCTGGTGACCCTAGATGTTTCTGCATCTAACCCTGTGAACCTAGAAGTGTCCGTACTGAGTCTGTGATGCCCGGCGCTGGGGGTTGTACACTACAAAACGTTAAACCAGGAGTCTTCTCGCCCAAACAGTGCAACCTCAGAAATATATGATGGGAGGATCCCCACAAAGGCCTATGTGACCACGAGAGTAGCCACACCCATCACCATGCGAATTCGAGCTGTCTACCCTACAGTCTGAGGCCCTAGGAATAGCCACCTAATTTTCCAGGAGTATAAACACACCAGGCTTTGGGACCCAGCAAGAATCCGCATCTCAGGCTTCGTGTCCCTAACTGTGCCCACCCCCATCAGTAGGGTGTGTATGATATCCGACATACACACAAGTTCCTGTGAGGGGAGCAGGTAGGTGCCCAATCCCCAGACCGTGTGACCCAGTGATGTCCACACCCCCAAATGTGTGGCCCAGGAAGGACCAGCCTAACCGAGGCTCAATCTCCGATGTCAGGAGCACCCTGTCTGGCCCCGAGTGTGGATACCCTAGTCTTGCAACTCCAGGAGCATCCATACCACTCTAGATGACCCCAGAATTTTCCACACCAATGTCAGTGTGTCCACAGAGGCATGCATACCCCAAACCATGTGTCCCCAGCTGAGCATTTACCTTAATCTGAGCACTTCCACACCAGTCTGTGATGGCAGTTTATTTTCCAGGCTGTGACTCTAGGCTTTTCCATAACCCAGGCTGTGTTGTCCCTAAAGCATACACGTCCCTTTCAATTTGACCACTGGTTTGTCAGTTCCTTAGACTGCATGACAACAATGGGTGTCCCTTCACCCGTCTGTGTGATCTCAGGGGTTATCACACCTCAGTCCTGGTCACCCCAGGGGGTGTCTACAACACAGTTCACGTCACCACAGGAGTATATGCACTCCAGTCTGTGTGACACCTGGAATGTTCAAAAACAGTCTCTGTGAGCCTCTAAGTGTCTAGACCGCAAAGCTTGTCACCACAGAGTCATGAAAACTCTAGCCTGTTTGACCACAGGAAGTGCCCACCACCGAGAATGTTAGCCTGAGGCAGTGCCCACACTCCTGCGGCCTCACCAATGGCCACATGTCAGCCTTTGTCACCACAGGAGTGTCCCCCCACTCTGTGTGACCCCAGGAATCTCCAGACCCCCCGTGTCTATCCTTGGGAACATACCCCTCATCTATGTTAGTGCAGAACTGTTCACGCCCCAGTCTGTCACCATTGGCTTTCCACCTCCCCCACAGTGTCCCCTAGGAGTGATCATTCCTCAGACCTTGAAATGCCGGAAGCGTCCACACCCCAGTCTGTGTAACCCCAGGAGGGCCCACAGCCAGCCTGTTTCTCCAGAAGTCTCCACACAATAGCTCGTTTGTGCAATCCCAGGATGATCAACTTTCTGTGTGACCACAAGAGAAGCCACCACCCAGTCTTTGTGTCCCCAGGGTGGCATGCCCTTAGCTATGTAATTCCCAGGGTTTTTACACCCTAGGCTGTATGAGCAAAGAAGTCTCCATGCCCTGAGCTCTGACCACTGGGGAGTCACTGCCCGGTCTGCAACTCTCAGGGAGTTTCCACACCTCAGTCTCTGTGGCCTCACGTTTATTCACTCTATTGCCTGAGTGGCCATGGGAGGGTCCATTTCCCAGTCCGTGGGACCCTAGGGGTAGCCAAACTCCAGTCTGTAGGATTCCAGGAGTGTCTACACCCCCGACAATGTGAGCAAGGGAGTGTCTACACTCCAGTACAAACACATTCTCTTCCTTGTCTCTAGGCTGCAGATGAGTCCTGGCTGCATCCACATCCCAGTGTCTGACTACAGGAAACCTCCACGGCCCAGCCCATGGGACCCCAGGAGTGTCCCCACAGTCAGCGTGAGTCTGCAAGTGACAACGGCTCAGTCTGTGTGACCAAAGAAACCTCCATACCCCAGTATCGGCAGCCACAGGGGAGACGAGCTCCCATTCAGTGTGACCAGAGGAGGGTGAACACGGGGCTGCCCACCCCCAACATCTCTGTGTCTCGAGAGGCATCTCTGCTCTGGTTGGTGTGATCCCAGCAGAGTCCACACCACAAGCTGGTCGACCATGTGGGTGTCCATGGGGGGCCCGTGATGATCCAGGAGTATCCGTGCCACAGCCATTTGACCAGCATCTACTTCCCCATGCATCTTCAGCAATGGTCTTGGCCTAGTCTGTGACCCCAGCCATGTCCAGACCCCAGAATCTGTGACTGAGGCTGTCCAAAGTGGAACCTGTGCAAAACCAGAAGGTACCAGGTCACAGTTTGTGGGGCCCCAGGAGTGTCCATATCCCAGACAAGGTGATCCAAGAAGTGTCCAAACTCCAGTCTGTGTGACCCCAGTGTTGTCTGTACACCAGACTGTGTGACACCAAAAGTGTCCACATACCATCAACTCTAAGAGAACACATGTCAGTCCACGATACTTCAGACTGGCCACACCTCCTTCCATGTGACCTCAACCATGTCCACACCTCAGTCTGCGTGAGCCCTAAAAACTCCACATCCTACTGTGTGACCCCAGAGATGTCCAAAACTCGTCTCTGGGATCCTCGAAGGCCCACCCCCAATCAGTAAGTCCTCGGGATTACTTCCACCCAAATCTAATGACTTCTTGAATGTCTACATCCCCAACTGTTTGATCCCAGGAGGGTCCACACCCCAGACTATGTGACCCTGGGAGGATCCATACACAGATCAGTGTGACCCCAGAAGGAATTATGGCTGGAGGAAGAGTGATCCAGACAAAGGGAaaagccagtgcaaaggccctgaggtgggacaGTGAGGAGACCAGTGTGGTGGGGGCAGAATGAATGAGGGGGCCTTTGGCAGGAGGTGAAGTCGGAGAGGTGACAAGGGCCTGGTCCAGTAGGGCTTTGCAGGCCACAAgaaggactttggctttttctCTGAGAGATGTAACCACAGCAGAGATCAGAGCAGAGAAAGGCTGAGGGCTGACTTGGATTGTGACGGAATCCTCTGACTGCTGCTGTGAGAACAGACTGAGGCCCTTGAATCTGATTAGAGATGAGGCTGATCTGTGGGGGGCAGTGGCCCCAGAGGTCAATACCATAATCACTTGACAGTCTCCCCCAAAagactgtgctctttctctgggGTACATAGTGGGGTTAGGAAACCATGGGGATTGAGTGAAGAGGCCCTCAGTGTGGGACCTTAGGTCAGCTCTGCCTTTCCGTGGGTCCCGGGTTTCCCCCTTTGGCCAATGAGTATGAtaatccctgccctgcctctctttccAGGGTCTCTATTCGCCCATTCTCTCCAACCACACCAGCTACCTTGATGTTCCTCAAGTACACCAAGCATTAttccacctcaggacctttgcatctGTTGTTGCCACCCCTGCTTGAACACCCTTTCCAAGATAAATAGGAAGTTCATGGTTACCTAGCTGCcctcttcactttcttcttttctctgcttaaCCATCATCTCAAGCAGCCTTCCCTGACTACCCAAAACAGCACCCCTCCCTCTCTACCCCTGCATCCTGCCTTGTTTCCTTCGTAGCATTTCGCACTTCCTAATAATACGTTTCTTTGTTGAGTCAGCCCTGAGTGGGGCCGCCAGGCAGGCAAGGTACACAGGGCACACGCAGGTGGAATTTTGAAGAGACCTTAATGAAGGGACCACAGAGACACAAGGAGGGTTCAGTAAACCGAGAACGCTTCTGAGCTACCCTAGGACTAGAatcggtggggcggggggggttgCTGTCCCCATTCCTAGGCTTGAAagggcaggaaaggaaacaggGTTCCTGAAACCCAGGGGAAGCTGGAGCCCAGCCCTGGCCACTAAACGCCTGGCGTTCTCTGTCCTCACACTGCCCAGGTGCCTCAAAGGGCTTCCTGAAGGCCAGCTGATGACCTTCACACAATCAACCTTCTGGACACAGAGCCGGTGAGGGAAGGAGGGCGAATGGACTGCAGGACACATGGAATATCCGACACATTAATTAAGTGTTTTCCACTGTCTATTGAACAATACCGAGTGTGAGAGGTCCCTGGAAGCAGGTGTCTGTGTCCATTGTGTTTCCTCCCGTGTTTTTAGTACCCAGagcagttcctggcacataggatgttcttagtaaatatttaatgaaagaataaatgacgTAAAATAATAGATATAAAAGTATAATGCAAAATTGAaaggataggggtgcctgggtggctcagtcagttaagtgtctgactcttgtgggttttttaaaatattttatttatttaataaataaagagtgagagaataaataaagagtgagagagagcacaagcagggggagcagaaggcagaaggagagggagaagcagggctgctgctaagtaaggagcccaatgtggggctcaatcccaggaccctgagatcaggacccaagccaaaggcatacacttaacagacttgagccacccacgcacctcatgtctgactcttgatttcagctcaggtcatgatctcagggttgtgagaggagccctgtgttgggggtccacactcagcagagagtctgcttctctccctctgcccctccccctgatagttctctctctctctctctctctctctcataaataaataaataaatcttttttttttttgagtgaaagGAGGGGcgtctgaatggctcagttggttgggtgtctgccttcggctcaggtcatgatcccagagtccttggatcaagccccacattgagcagggagcctgcttctccctcttctctccctctccctctgccactctctctgaTCGTGCATGcactcttctcaaataaataaaatcttcaaaaaaaggtGAAAGGATAAACTACAGATGGGAAGAATTTCAAAATGcattattttggggcgcctgggtggctcagtaggttaaagcctctgcctacagtttgggtcatgatcccagggtcctaggttagaaccccgagttgggctctctgctcagcggggagcctgcttcccttcctctctctctgcttgcctctatgcctgcttgtgatctctgtttgtcaaataaataaaatcttttaaaaaatgcattatttgacAAAGGAtcagtattcagaatatataaagaattcccaCAATTCTGTAAATcagtgcaaccactgtggaaaacagtatggagtttcctcaaaaaattaaagccagagggcgcctgagtggctcagttggttaagtgtctgccttcagctcaggtcatgatcccagagtcttaggatcgagtcccgcatccagctcccagctccatggggagtctgcttctctttctaaccttctcccctctcatgctctctctctcactctctctctctctcaaataaataaataaaatttaaaaaaagaaattaaagctagagggcacctgggtggctcagtcattaagcatcagcctttggctcaggtcatgaccccagcatcctgggacccagccctgcattgggctcccttctcagcgggaagcctgcttctccctctcccactccccctgcttgtattccctctcttgctgtctctttctctctgtcaaataaataaattaaatcttaaaaaaaattaaaactagaaataccATATACTCCAGTGattccccaaagaaaacaaaaacccaactttgaaaagatatatgcactccctATGTTTaccgcagcattatttacaatagccaagacagggAAGCAACTCACATGTCCCaccatagatgaatgaataaagaagatgtagtatatatggACTATTGGGCAGCCAAGAGAAGAATGAGAGCTTGCTATCTGTAACAATATGGCTGGACCTCGacagtattgtgctaagtgaaataagtcagagaaagacaaataccacatgatttcacttacatatggaaacttaaatgaacaaacaaacagaaagcagaagcagaaaacaaaactggtTGGTTGCCCCAAGGGTAGcggtgggaggatgggcaaaa
Coding sequences:
- the FTSJ1 gene encoding putative tRNA (cytidine(32)/guanosine(34)-2'-O)-methyltransferase isoform X2, with product MRDRLSDRLRTQTEALQFLAGLRSRRVSGCSRTGLFVPLLPIPKAEVPGQTACEMGRTSKDKRDVYYRLAKENGWRARSAFKLLQLDEEFHLFQGVTRAVDLCAAPGSWSQVLSQKIGGQGSGHVVAVDLQAMAPLPGVLQIQGDITQLSTAKEIIQHFEGCPADLVVCDGAPDVTGLHDVDEYMQAQLLLAALNITTHVLKPGGCFVAKIFRGRDVTLIYSQLRVFFSSVLCAKPRSSRNSSIEAFAVCQGYDPPEGFLPDLTKPLLDHSYDFNQLDGPTRIIVPFVTCGDLSAYDSDRSYPLDLEDGSEYKYTPPTQPPISPPYQEACTLKKKGRLAKEIRPQDCPISTVDTLSQPLPLPQRRTLLASEVEDNEMNCSP
- the FTSJ1 gene encoding putative tRNA (cytidine(32)/guanosine(34)-2'-O)-methyltransferase isoform X1; protein product: MRDRLSDRLRTQTEALQFLAGLRSRRVSGCSRTGLFVPLLPIPKAEVPGQTACEMGRTSKDKRDVYYRLAKENGWRARSAFKLLQLDEEFHLFQGVTRAVDLCAAPGSWSQVLSQKIGGQGSGHVVAVDLQAMAPLPGVLQIQGDITQLSTAKEIIQHFEGCPADLVVCDGAPDVTGLHDVDEYMQAQLLLAALNITTHVLKPGGCFVAKIFRGRDVTLIYSQLRVFFSSVLCAKPRSSRNSSIEAFAVCQGYDPPEGFLPDLTKPLLDHSYDPDFNQLDGPTRIIVPFVTCGDLSAYDSDRSYPLDLEDGSEYKYTPPTQPPISPPYQEACTLKKKGRLAKEIRPQDCPISTVDTLSQPLPLPQRRTLLASEVEDNEMNCSP
- the FTSJ1 gene encoding putative tRNA (cytidine(32)/guanosine(34)-2'-O)-methyltransferase isoform X3, whose translation is MGRTSKDKRDVYYRLAKENGWRARSAFKLLQLDEEFHLFQGVTRAVDLCAAPGSWSQVLSQKIGGQGSGHVVAVDLQAMAPLPGVLQIQGDITQLSTAKEIIQHFEGCPADLVVCDGAPDVTGLHDVDEYMQAQLLLAALNITTHVLKPGGCFVAKIFRGRDVTLIYSQLRVFFSSVLCAKPRSSRNSSIEAFAVCQGYDPPEGFLPDLTKPLLDHSYDPDFNQLDGPTRIIVPFVTCGDLSAYDSDRSYPLDLEDGSEYKYTPPTQPPISPPYQEACTLKKKGRLAKEIRPQDCPISTVDTLSQPLPLPQRRTLLASEVEDNEMNCSP